From Phaenicophaeus curvirostris isolate KB17595 chromosome 2, BPBGC_Pcur_1.0, whole genome shotgun sequence:
TCCAGTTGCTGTCTGATTTGTAGTGTAGTTCTTGGCACTGCTTGTACTGGGGATCATCCCTGGCCCTGAGCACAGAAAGTGCAGCTATTGCAACAGATGTTTAGCTGAGGGAGCGGGATTTAACATCGTCTTGCACCTGGGCATTGCTGTAGGTGACAGAAAATAAgctaattaactttttttcttattttattttttaattagcacAGACTTGTACAAGATGTCTTCAGGGAAGTTGTAATTTGCACTTATTGCTGATACTGGGGTTTAGTAGCCAAAAATGTcccttgtttctttccttccatctGATGATGCATCCCTAAGCCCGCAAGTCCTATCCCTGTTTGCATAACAGCTGACAATCTTCACACCTTTCCACCTTACTGCATAAATCCAAATGTTAATTTAGAACAacatgtttttatgttttatgaCTGTGCATGTTGCCAGGAAGGCCCTTTGCAATTGAGCTTGTGAATCCTCGTAGAATACATTTTACTGCTGAGGAAATGAAGGGACTTCAGCAGGTAAATCATTTCCACCTCATGGAACTCATAAAGCATGTGTTTCTTCTCTAACGGAGCAATTTTGCTAActgattcttttttaaatatcacagaCAATTAATAACTCTTCAGACAAAATACAGGTTCGAGATTTACAGCTTGTCACGAGGTCAGTATTTATCATTGCTGGCAAAGGATTTCAAAGCAATGCTTTGGGAGTTTTGCAAGCATTCTTGCTCACAATGTTATATAATTATGCTTATGTTATGTgagtaattaatttcttttgtttagaGAGGCAATTGGTCGTATGAAGGAAGGTGaagaggaaaagacaaaaacGTATAGTGCCTTAGTGTGGACAGATGAAGCGATACAGAAAGAAGATATTGCATTTCTAGATGGTATAAAGGTATTAGTAGCTTTTTTGCAGATTTATATAGTACCTGTCCTGCTGCCTGAGGGAAAAGCTTTTATACGTGCAGCCATGGACATATCCCTTTCTCTgtggcctcttttttttttttttttttaaatcagggtTCCTCTTGCTATAGGGACTTTCATACCTCCCTTCCCTGTTCTGACCCGTTCTTACTTCACTACTCTCATGCAAGCAGTACAGCTGGCTGGCTCTTAGCCAGGACAACAATTTACTGTATAGTTTTAACCTTCCAGTAgagcaaataataaaaagcagTCAGTGAGGGAGGAGGAAATCTAGCACCTGCACCCCTTTCTTTACCTTAGACAGTGTTTTGTGTAAGTGAAAGGAGAGGATAAGGTCTTTTATTCACAAGCTCTAAAGCTGTTCTTCCACAGCTGCAGCAATAGGGAATTTCAAAtgtctatgaaaaaaaaatgcaaagacttCCTTATGAAGTCCTTGAAAGTTCTCAATGAGAACTTTTCTCCAAATGTTGGTCAGGGAGGTACTGCTGATGGAGAAGTGTGTTCAGTTTCCTATGGGCTTTGGCCATGAAATCATTCTTGGAGCAAGGACTTGAGCCGTTACAGTTCAGGGAGCCAACTGCTGTGAAGCTTTTTTATAGCATGCCCACTCACTTCCTGAAAAGTTGCCTTTCAAACTGCTGCATCTCATTTGGGAAAGGGGGTGGGGAATGAACTTTTTAAAAGACTGTTATTAGATCTAATCTCATTTCGgggcttttttcctcacttttatTTCTAGGGGATTGGCTGTAGTTTAGACAAAGCATTTTGTGGGTGggatctttttattttcttgattgcCCTGAGGCTCTCAGTGAGCTTCTAAATCCTGGAGTCATTCCAGCAAAGGACTATGGAGATTTCAAGGTTATTCCTCTGCATTTGTGATTCCATTAGTTTGTGTTCATATGAGGCCTTCTCATTTAGCCTTTGAGATGGCTGTGCTTTTTTGCCTTTGataaacatggaaaaaattaGTCTTGCCTTAAGAAGATTACTCAGCTACCATAATACAATATAAAAGAGTTGTGGTTGGTTAACAATACATCTGACTCTTACAATCTGTGCAGTATGTTGCACATTTCCTTCCTCATTTGTTTTGTTACCTCTTGTTACAGGAATTAAAGCTTGACCAGAAGACACCTCTCCGGGTTCTTCACAGAAGGCCCTTGGCTGTAAGATGTCGGATCATTCACACCATGAAATCTGAGTACATAGACGAGCATCACTTTCGCCTGCATCTGAAGACTCAAGCAGGAACGTATCCTCAGATGCCATTACACAATACATTTACGAAACAGCTTGCTGATTAGGGTACTTTGGTTAACGGCaagtttcctgcttttcttactGTGGTGTTGCTAAATTGCTGCTCTTCAGCAGTCATATGTTGCTGCATAATGTTTGCATTTCTGTCAAAATTTCATATTCAGTCTTTCGTTCAAAAATACTACACACGTGTGTGGTTTTGTGAGGACAAGCCTGATAGGTTTAAAGTATGTGAATAGCTATAAAAGTGTTCTCGTTAACAATACCCTTTTTctaatttcactgaaaatttttCACCTTAGAAAATACAATGCTGACTGTACATTGCTGCTACTTACAAGTTAACAGTTTTGTTGAAGTCACCACTCGCTttggaataaaacagaaagtaCAGGTTGGTAGTGCAGTTTTGGGCATTGGAGCCAGAAGCCAAGAATTAAGAAGTCGTTCAAAGATGAGTATGGCCTTAACAGGATGGTCATTGCAAATTGGCTTAGGAGTAGAAAATTacattggttttgctttgagtGTTTTTcaccatgctttttttttttttcgtcctttgttttggtttctttacaGTAAGATACACCTTTCCTTAGCCAGCATTTCTAGCTACATTAAAGAATTTGTGCACGGAGACTTTGGAAGAACAAAACCCAATATTGGCTCCCTGCTGAACAGAACCACTGACATTCTGGAGCTGGACGTGGAAGTAAGTtgtttgctatttattttccctGGAAATGGGTAACGTAGTTGCATTTGTGAGATGCTTTCAGTGGAATTGCTTTAACCAATTCAACATTCCTTACCACAGTTAATAGAAAAATTGACGTTAAAGCAAAAATAGTGTTTTGTACCACGCTGCTACCTGTGACAGTTTCTCCTGCTGAGTGCACGTTGGGGAGGAATAGGGGGGACATACCATTAGTTGATGACACTTTTACTATTAGCACCCACTGGAACAGAGCTTAGCAATGTTCCGCGTACCAcgtattttcttttcaaaatggaGTTAGATGAAAAACAGGAGACATTTTACTTCCTCTTTCAGTACTAGTTCAAACACAGCAAGAAATTATATCTGTTCAATTGCTGGAGtcagatgaaaaaaacaaaatttgttTTGGTTAAAAGAATGCATGTAGAGATATggatttaatatttaatgtagTGGTTTGGCAAGGTTTACTTAAAGCATGAGTTTTCATTTCAAGTGGCCAGTGATCAACCTGTTTGTTCTCATGTATTTCTGGGAAGATGCCCATGTTACAGTTTGCAGAACGGCCTTGCAggtttttctgtatcttttgtaGGATAATACAGAAAGAGAGCTTGCAGAGGGCACTGCAGTTACCTCTGAAAACAGGAATCCGTGTTTTGGGGCTTGGGCTGATAAGCGTGGCTCTCGTACAGATTGGTGTCACTACAGTTACTGGACGTAACTTTGAAAGATGTCTGggaacttaaaaataattagtcATCTTGCTAATAATGCATTTTAGCTCAGGCTAAGAGCCTAATCCTTTGAAGTTGTAGATTAGGCAAGGAGTAGTTATGATTAATGTAGGCAGCCATGAGGCCAAGGTGTTTAACATCCCTGTGTTGTGATTGCAAATGATAGTGTGGCAGTGGTGGGTCCTCGGCTTTGGGAAGAGGGGGAGCAACGAGTTTATGCCCCACGGGACTTGGAGATGTGGCCTCAGGGAGGCCAGGGAGAAAAGACGTCATCTGTGTTTAGCAATTACAACATTTGCTTCTAATAAGTGTTATGCATGTTTTGTCCCTTCTGACTAACAGTCAGGATGACTGTTAATGATGTAGCCTAGATAATTCTTGTGCATAATTCTCAACAGCTTATTCTTTTAGTCTAGTTCTTATTACTTGGGAGGTATATTTGGGGGCAGGTGATGGTTTTCTACAACCGCCTTGCCCACGCTGCCAAGTACATGAATGGTACCAAGCAACAGGTTAGTTGTTTTCACATCACAGCAACCCATCTGCAGGATGGGTAGAAGATGGAGATGgttcatgtttttaattaacAGTTCTGAACACTCTGTAAATGCAATTCAACATCAAGTCATGCTGGGAAGTAGTAGTACAAGCAGTTGTGATTCTGCTTTATGAAGAAAGTCCAGCTCCCAGAGAGCTCTCCCGAGACAGATGCACAGAGCCACCAGAATGAGGTGGCTGTTTCATGCCACTGGCTGCTGCTTGTCTTGTCCtgtatcttttattttgtcattcaTTTACTATTTCTCCCTGGTCTGAGACTATAGCTGATAAGCATAAAGTTCTGATAGCAAATGTCTTGatatatgtaaaatattaaGTCTgctgattttgcctttttttttttttttcctcctccctgcttttCTAGTCTGTTGACGTTGACTGGCCTCCAACCCTGGATAATTAACTTTTCAAGCTGGGAtgaggaagaagcagctcctttTTTGGCAGCTGGTTACTGAGCCTGTACGGTATTGCAGCTTGGTCGCAAAGTGTTTCTGTTGAACATTTGGATCATGTTGATCTGCCAAAGGATACTGGTACTTTGAATAAACTTTAAACACTCTGAAACAGGTAGTGCTCATTCAATCTCTAgccttattttaatttaattaaccTGGGCGTAAAAAGATTTTGGTAAGCAGAGTATTGGTAAtaagtctttttaaaaatcaattaagaGAATAAATGGTGTAACGTGCAAATGGTGTACTAAGCCAGtacatcaaatgttttctgcagtagtctaaaatgttttaattaaaaataacccTCCTTTgtggcagatttttttaaaactttttataTTGGATGCCGCACCTTTTCTTATCTAGCTGCAGGTAGCACTGAGTTACCAAAACCCAGTCCTAACTTTTTCTGAGCAGTATCCATGCGGGAGTATTTCCCAAAAGTAAGGGTGAGTCTGAAATGAGCAGGATAGTGCTTGGAACAAGGCAGCACTCTGCTCTCTGCTGACTTCGTTTTGGTTAGTGTCAAGTTTTAGACATTGGACAAATTTGTCTCCCACAGAAAGTacttttcaaagggaaaaacagctttcagaggaaaactttgcatttaaaaccacatttttctcatttaaaaccaTCAGCAATGCTTCCTAGAAACAGCAGTTGAGGTACTAAAGGCCTCAGCAGCTCTTTGGCCTGGTTATAGTCCTCTGCAGGCGTAGGATTTCCCCAGTTGAGTCACTGTATATAAAAAGATTGGGAACTCCTGGCAGTGGTACGTGATGgaaatctaaagaaaaatagGAATAACAGGAACCTCAAAGTGCAGGCAAATACAAAATAGACCAAAAAAATGTCAGTACTGAGAGACGAGGATAGAGATAAAAAGCTTTGCTGTGTAGCACAATACATTTTTTCTAGTACGTAACATTGGATGGATGCCTGGAAGAGTTGGAACATATCCTAGGAACTTGCCTGGAATAGAGAAGACATgagtttttcctctctgcttgtgtgattttaaatgtttcatacAAAGCACCGCTTACATCTTTAGGAAAAACCACTTTTATACCTGTATCACGTTAATCCAGTAGGAAGATGCTTCTGCTTACCGGAAGTACAGAAGAAAGTTAAACTATCAACAAGAGATTATGGTTTGGAATTTAAGGGCTCTTAATTAATTAACATTTCGGTAATAAAAAGGGTAATATTTGCCAAGACAAAGCCCACTGTTGGGGGACAGGTGGGTCTTACCTTCAATTCAGTGGTGCCAGGACCTCATAAGGGAACAGCTGTATGGGATCTTTAGCTGAAGGTTCAAAAAGGCATTAATTAATACATTTCCAAGGAAGTCCTAAAAACTGATCTTGAAAAGTACATCTAAATATTACACAGTCTGTGATGGGCTGTCAAAACTTCTCTCTCATCATGTGTTTTCGTAGTCCACTCTAACCTAAGTACGGCAGTAGTTCAGAAGCTTGTTTTTCTAACACAAAAATAATAGGAATGTGATTCAGacagcagtatttttttgttttaattttaaagctgtTATGAGCAACAGCTTCCAGGAGTAGTTGTCTCAGATAATAATCTGTACCCAGAAAGGAAGTGTTTTGAACGATGGAAAACTTAAGAAGctgaattcagaaaacaaacaaaagagaatTTCAGTCTCGTATCTATGTGATTTCTTGAAAATGAACTAAAGTCTGATTTGTAAATTCCATAAAGTACAGGGAGggaaaatgtaaacaaagcTGCACTCTGGACAAGACCGTCCTTGTGAAGAGCTGTGCCAAGGGGGCAACAACGCTAAcaaggcagaagcagaaaggGCTCCTGCTCCTGTTGTAGTGCAAGGACACTGAGGGTGCTCCCATCTGCAGCTCCTTCTGCACTAGTCTGTACGTTAtcatggggaggggggagagaatGTCAAAAATCAAAGTGCAGATAAATAAGACTATAAAGATTACACTGAATGTGCTCTTTCCTGTACAATGCAGAGGTCCACCAAAAATTcccaaaatgctttcttttaggGTAAGTGTAAATTATCCAaatgaggggaagaaaagttgATGATGCAAGTACCTCTACAGCTCTTTAGATACTTATTGTTCAGTGagcatgtgaaaataaaaaatgaaagctgtaatctgttttttttgtttataaagtACAAGGTAAACACTTTGAATTACCATAATCTGTAGTGAATATTGCTGCAATAATACTAATGCTGTACTTTGGCCTTCATCTCGTTTTAAAAAGTAGACTACCTTTTGAGTACTCAAATAGGACATTTTGAGAGAGTAAGATTTAATCTTGTTCATGAGGCAGGTGCAAGAGGTGGATATTTTTGAGCACATTATGTGAAAAATACTAACCGCCGAGGTCCAGTGTTCCTTCATGCCATCCTCTTCCGTGCTAGAAGCACTCACAGTAAAGCTGTTGTATTTCTTCAGGCACCTGCTCACTTGCAATGTCCCcctacatttttgtttttacatcAGCTTAGCTGCACCTTGaaaaagccatccccgtggctCAGCTTCAGACCACAAAAGCATCCAACCCCTCGGCCTAAGTCGTCGATTGCTCTGCCACAAAACATTGCTGAGTGCAGACTGAACCATCACTGCAGACACTGTCTTAGGTTTTGTAGCGGCCAACAGTAACTGTGAGCAGAAGACTTTAAGAAGCCCCAGGATAAGCAACCCATAAGGTATCTTCTCCCAGTTCTCTGGATTTCCTGTTCTGGGGGGTGGCATAAATCTGAGAAGGTTGCAGAAGCCGAGTACTTGGTATAACCAGTTTTCTAATTACCAAACCAACTCGTtgacaaaggaaaatagaacTTTGACAATATTTAATTATACAGTAAAAACAAATTGTACTATAAAGAGCTTTCTATGAAGTGAgtaaaatgtttacatttaatATACTTAAAATTGAGAACTTCAAAGAAAGAACTGAATAAACAACACATTTCAagctttctttgtatttctttggtCTTTCTATTACTTAAGCGTATTACTGCAGAGTGTATTCTGTCAAACCTGTGTAATCAGTGTAATGcattacagcagcagcacctgtaTTGCTTCAAATACCATGAATTACTGCAGTTAAGGAGTCACTGCTTTCCTGTAAACCACAGAGGTTTTTTGGAGGTCCTTATGCTTTGTTTACAACTACACGTCTCAAGTGGCTGTTTTGATTTGgggttgtggttttttaatatattggagtgggtttttttactacTTCTTTCCACAGTGCATTTTTAGGTTGCCAAACAGTAATGATTAGATCCCTAAGCCTTATCTGCCATACGAAACAGCTGTGTAACTTAAGAAATACACTCTCATACTTCTTGCTGtgttgcttcttaaaaaaaaaaaaatagtaataacaaCATAGCAAAGCCTTATAATGCAGAGTAGAGTGTCTCACCTAGCCAGTTATCCACATGAGTTCTTACTGAACATCAGGCTAAAAATGAAGACGGAATTGAGTAGAAGGGAGGAAGTTCTGGTTTCTGATACAGAGTACAGAAGTGTTTTTAGTTAGTATGGACTGAAATGGTCTTAAATTGTTAATAGAGAGCACCTACATGAGGCTGCCCCAAGCCCACCTCCGGGTTTGCCCCAGAGCTTTcctgggaaggggaggagggaagcaggATCTGAGCCTTCTTTTAAGCAGTCACTTGCATAGCAGGAAACTGCCAGGATACCTGAGGAAAGAATAGGTAGATGCTTCTGCTCAACATATTTCTGCAGTTTAAAATAACATATATATCATggctacacacacacaaaaacttcCACAGAAATAACAGCGCGCTTCATTCCTAAAGCAACAGGggtttgtcatttaaaatagcGCACTTGGGATGAAGTGCAGAGAAGTCCTTACTTTCTGTTCATTGCTTTTGTGCAGTGATTCATTTACAACAGAGCTAGACTGTTTAAAAACTCCAACCTTCCGgtcttataaaaatatatctaaCAATGAcatagtcattaaaaaaaatttagagtAAATTTGCCTTCAAAGCAAATGGAATGTggtaaaaatgtgaaaaaatcaTGATCTTGGTTTAGGAGAAGATTTTATACGTAAGAGGGTTAGAAACCTAAGCCTTTCAAGTAAGTTAATTAAAACTTTTACTATTGCTAGGTGGGTCTGAACTAGAGTGCTCAcgtgcaggtttttttcctaatttctatCAAAAATTGAATTtccatagcaaaaaaaaaatgttatttttcaaataattctAACCCTGTGAAGTATTTGCAATTTTAACCCTTCTGAAGATGCCAGCTTTTACAGTCCCCAAAGGTAAGGAAGATTCAAGTGTTAACACTTCCCTTTTCCAACAGTGTAAAAATGTGTATAAAGGTACTTTTAGGATACAGAACCACCAAACACTAGCTACTCCCACCTCTCTTCTTTATGGGCACCAGTCTTTGGGATGTAACATACAGCTTTAAGTTATATCGGGAAACTTGCATAGTAACattctgaaagagaaagcaggGACTCCAGAAGGGTAAGTTACTCCTCTTCACACAGCGATAGCCACCTGAAAAGCACTATGTGCTCGCTTCCAGTAGCTCAATGGTTATAGCTTTGTAATATGCTATCAAATGGGAAAGACTGATAGAGCTCATCAGTGTGGACACCATCGGTGTCATAGTACTGGTTATCTGCAATGCTATTCTGATCATTTGGGATCGGGTTGGTGGGTAATCTTGACTCGCTTAGAACTTCTTCGTCTATAAAGCTGTAAGCTGCTGCATCAGCTAAGTGAGATCGCAAATTAAAAGCTGTGCTGCCACCCAGGGCTGCTACAGGTGGGCAAGCTGGAGGCACCTgagggagctgctgcctgggaTTGCTCGCATTTAACACTGGATTATACTTCTCAAAGTTTATACTGGTGCAGTTCATGTCATCGGTTTCCATGTTCAGGATGCTGGCTGCGGGCACACTAGCGGGATGAGCCTGGTGCCCGATGCTGTTACTAGAAGCACTCTGCACCTCTGCAGTCGACACCGCCACCACTCCCATCCCATTTGTGCTGCTGAAATTCCGGTAGAAGCCTGAATCCTTCTCATCAGGCCAGTTCAGGGAGCTGTCGTGAAAAGTCAACAGcgagctgctgctctgagcagcagccTGGGACACCTCTGTCACAAAGCTGTTCTGAGGGTGCGTGTTGAGCAGGCTGCCGGCTGCAGAAGAGGCCGTGCTGTACAGCGTCTGCCAGCACGACAGCGCGTCTGGCTTCCCTGACCCCACCTGTGCCGGCGCGTGGGGAATCTGGTTGCAGCCAGCGTAGATCTGACTGGTGCTGGGAAGGGTTCCGAGCCCCGGCATCATCAGTGTGGATGGAAACATGTTTGGTTCTATGGAAAAGAAAGACGTGACTGCATTTTAATGAcatcttaaaatactttttaaaatcacaaatgATAAAGAGCAAAGTAAAAATGGTGCTGTCTTAGTAAgattatatcatagaatcattaagactgaaaaagacctctaagatcgtcaagtccaaccatcaacacaacaccaccatgcctactaacccatgtcccaaagtgccacatctacatgtttttttaacacctccagtgatgggcgactccaccacttccctgttccaatgcttcaccactctttcaatgcagacatttttcctaatatccaatctaaacctcccctggcacaacctgagaccatttcctcttgtccctatcacttgttacttgggagaagagactaacacccacttcactacaacctccttttaggtagttgtagagagcaattgAGGCCACCCCTATGTGCACGTGCACTATCGTACATGCTGAATTGCTCTCCAGGGTGGACCTCAGACTTCTGGGCAGCAGCAAGACTGGCTAATACTGAAGGTGACAGCTAGACTTAAGCGAAGAACTGATGGCTTTAGTTTCTACAGTCAAAAGTACCAGCACCTTACAAGAAGAAACCCTGAAGAGAATATTAGCATTTCAAGCAAAAAGGAGGGAAGGCGAGGAACTGAATGTGTGTTTGAAGGGCTGAACATCTGACTCAGAGAAAATCAGTAGTTATCTAAATTAAGGCTAAAAGCTAGCAACGCTTGAAGATGAAGAAGGTGTAGCCCTCTCCCATGCAAAGGGGAAGTTGAAGCATAGCCGAAGCTTTGAGGAGaaactggaggagaaaaaagaggatCAAAACTAAGAGATGGGTACTACCACTGCCTTAGGAACTCCAGTGCCCACATGGAAAATGCCCTTCCCCACAGCCATCAGGCACTAATTGTTTCAAACTGCTGTTAGACCAGGACACGTAGGCAAAAGCCTACCTTTCTTAATTAGTTTCACTTCAGAAGAGACAGCAGGGAATGGAGCTGCTTTGGACCTCTCAGTCGAATTTGATCCTGcgatgaaaaaaaagcatgaatctACATTGCATATTTGCTTTTGTAGCAAATAACTCCATCTAAGTATAAGTTTACTTGAACAGGACAAAGACAAGTATTTTCCTTACCACAGTCCTGTATGAGTTTTTGCCAAGCCAATGTCGATCTCTGCCTTTTTGCTTTGTTGCCATATGGATCTATAGAGAGtggagcagaaggaagaagtgTTATgtttctctttgacataattaGTAAAGGAACTTTCTAAAACTTACGCTAGTAGCCCATAACCgtagtaaaatatatttaatgaaaaatatttcagatgtgAGAGCACTAACCAAGACAATGTTATTAACAGTGGCTCAAGACATTTATTTAACGAGGAAGcaaactgattatttttattttaaaatcccaAAATCTACTTTGTAGACGTAGAGATGTAGAATTTTTACTAATTAAGCTACTATTGATTATCAACACAAACACTGATAACGGCTTTTAAGGAACTTGGCTAATTGGAACCATACCCTTTTCATCTGGTAGGTATCTGAAATCCATAGGTTCACTGACTTCCTGGTCTGAAGGTCTTCGCAGCTGCATCTTCACTGTGACGGGCTCAGTGATGTCTTTGAGAAACGGTGGCGTTCTGAACACAATTGCAACTTGACGGTGAACGTCAGCTTGTGAGAAGGAACCCTTGGCCTCCCAGTTATCCAAGACAAATCTGACTTCTATATCATCTAGTCCATTAGAAACAGAAGATGCTTGTTAAGCTGAAGAACTGAAAACTTGCAGCAGTAAAAAAGGgttagaaaaacaaagaggatTCAGAATTCAGATGCGAAGTAAATGGCTCAACTTTAATCAGACTGAGTGTCTTTCAGAGGTCCTGAGAGCCCTTGAACCTGAAAGCTATTCTGCCCAGCTATAAAACCCAACCACTTACACACAAGTGTGGTGAAGGGCTTCTCTTCCCTGGCTAGGAAGTGGTGGTGTTAGCCATTAGGGAccgagggaaagaaaaaagcctaGGCAAGATTACCTTTCTGAACTTTGTCACACAGTAGAAATATTTCGTCTCCTCCTTTTACACTTCCACAGTTCTTGTTCACACGACAAATTCTCAATTCTGCTGTGTTGGGAGCTCCTGGAAACAAACAAGGAAATCTGATGACAAAGAATTACTGAAACTTTGCCACTATTGAAGAAGAGGTGTTGGGAATTAAGGCATGTGGAGGGAAGGCAACAACCAGAGGAGCGTGACATCTCAAAATCCATACTAAATAAGTCACCACACACAGGAAATTCAGAAGCAGGGTTAATATTCCATGATTTTACAGCTCTCAGCTGCTCATCCCCAAACAAGAGATACCAGTGCAACTGTGCCACTTACTCCCTAACTATACTAACGTAGTCCCAAACGACCTCCCCGAGTGGTGTTActgtgctcagcactgctgCCCTTCATGCTGCAGAACTCAAAGCTGAGGGACTGATTAGCTGTTACAGTCATGCTTCTGTGGAAAATGCTGGGCTAGCAAGTCAAGAAAATTCCCCTCTCTCAGTATCAGACAGGTTTGGCCATCACACCTCTCCTCTGTCACCTTCTCTAGGTGTTTAAGAGCAGGTCCAGGAGTCCAGCTTCCATCCCTTTACTCCAAGTATCACATTTCATCCAAAATGCTCAAGTTTTAACTCCAAACTGGCTGTACATGGACAACACTCAGGACACAGTTCTGGATGGGGAGCTGCCCTGTGCACGATCCCTGTGAAGGATCGTACATCACAATAAATTTACCACCACCCAAGTTTGCACACTGCAGCCAAACAATCAGATGGCTACAGGGGACTCGTGTGGGATGGAGACAAGCACTGCCTGACAGTGTCTGGCCCTGTGTTCAGGAGCTTTCCTGCATGGTAAATACAGACAGGAGACTACTGCAAGGAAGAACAGC
This genomic window contains:
- the REL gene encoding proto-oncogene c-Rel, with the protein product MAGGSEPYIEIFEQPRQRGMRFRYKCEGRSAGSIPGEHSTENNKTFPSIQILNYYGKVKIRTTLVTKNEPYKPHPHDLVGKDCRDGYYEAEFGPERRVLSFQNLGIQCVKKKDLKESISLRISRKINPFNVPEEQLHNIDEYDLNVVRLCFQAFLPDKHGNYTIALPPLISNPIYDNRAPNTAELRICRVNKNCGSVKGGDEIFLLCDKVQKDDIEVRFVLDNWEAKGSFSQADVHRQVAIVFRTPPFLKDITEPVTVKMQLRRPSDQEVSEPMDFRYLPDEKDPYGNKAKRQRSTLAWQKLIQDCGSNSTERSKAAPFPAVSSEVKLIKKEPNMFPSTLMMPGLGTLPSTSQIYAGCNQIPHAPAQVGSGKPDALSCWQTLYSTASSAAGSLLNTHPQNSFVTEVSQAAAQSSSSLLTFHDSSLNWPDEKDSGFYRNFSSTNGMGVVAVSTAEVQSASSNSIGHQAHPASVPAASILNMETDDMNCTSINFEKYNPVLNASNPRQQLPQVPPACPPVAALGGSTAFNLRSHLADAAAYSFIDEEVLSESRLPTNPIPNDQNSIADNQYYDTDGVHTDELYQSFPFDSILQSYNH